CTGGTAATACGACTTTGACCGGAGCCGACCGCAGCTATATTGCTGATGAGTTGGAGTCGCGCTTTGCCGAACTGCTGGGCTTGGCCAATGGTCAGGATGCTACCGGGAACTACCTCTTTTCTGGTTATCAGGGCACGCTGAAGCCTTTTGCCCAGACTACAACGGGAGCCAACTACCAGGGCGATGAGGGGGTACGGTTGCTGCAGGTTGAGGCTTCCCGCGATATGCCAACCAATATTTCCGGGATTGAGTTGTTCAGCCGGATCATGAATGGGAATGGTACTTTCCAGACCAGCGCTTCCGGGAATGTATTGCCGGTACCGGCCCCTCCTGCCGTAGGGGCAGTCAATACACCGCCGAATCTGGGAACCGCAATCATCGATCAGGGAAGTGTGCGTGACGTGACGGCCTGGAATGCTGCTCTGGCGGCAACTACAGCGCTGGCAATCCCGGCTACGACGCCGCAACAGTACCGGGATCTCGAACTGCGCTTCTCAATCAACAACACCGTAACTCCACCTGTGACTGAATACAATGTGTTCGCAATCGACAAGGTGGCGAATACCTCGGCACAACTCAATGCCGCGCCCTTGCCTTATACCCCGGGGCAGGCAATCAGCCTGAGTGGCCTGACAACGACGCCGGCAGATCTCGGTATCTCAGTTTCGATCAGTGGGAATCCGGCTGACGGCGATAGCTTCCGGTTGTCGCCAAGTGTCAATCAGGATGTTTTCACTACTTTGCGTAATACCATCAACACCATTCGTACCGGCGTCGCTCCAGAGCTGAATGCAGCTGGCACAGTGATTGGCGGTATCAGTTCGATCGAATATTCGAATCGCCTGGCGGGCAATCTGCAGAACCTCAGCAATGCCCTGGAAAATGTGAACCGGATGCAGTCAACCGTGGGGGCTCGGCTGCACGAACTCGATGCGCTCTCCAACACTGGCGAAGACAAGAAGCTGCAATATTCAACCTCGCTTTCGGCGCTGCAGGATCTGGATTACACCAAGGCGATTTCGGACCTGACCCGCAAGCAGATGCAGCTTGAGGCAGCGCAGATTTCGTTCAAGCAAACCAGCCAACTCAGCCTGTTCAGCATCCTATGAAATCTCTGGTCCCCGGTTTGGCTCTGGCTTGCTTGCTGGGGGCCTGCGCTACGCCAGGGGGGAATGCAACCCCTCTGGTGCCGAACAAGGCGCTGAGCTTGACTGCCCAGACTTCTGTCTCCTTGGCAAATCTTGCCGCCGGAGCCGCTGTGATTGGCGCCATTTACCTGATTTACGATCCCTTGGCGCCGAACTGGGAAATCGAGGAGCAGCGACTTAGCGAGGATACCTATCGGATGTCGCTGAAAATGAAGCGGTTTCATACCGGTGGGGCGGGCGAGTCGCAGCAGATTTTTCGTCGGCGAGCGAGCCAGTTACAGTATGAGCAGGGGGCTGTCGCATATCGCGTGCTGGAATACAGCGAGGGTATCGATTCCCAAACGCTCGGCGCACGGCGGGTCGCCGAAGGTACGATTCGCTTGGTCAATCAACGGTAAACCAGTTAGCGACCTGGTGGCGCAGCAAACTGAAGCATGGCTGTCAGTGCCACCTCGTAAATATTCTGTAACGGTGTGGCCAGGTAGTTCAGCGAGATGGTCAGCACGATGAATCCGCCGAGCAGGGTGAGGGGAAAGCCCAGGGCAAAAATATTCAGTTGCGGTGCGGCGCGGGTCAGTACGGCCAGCGAGAGGTTGGTGATCATCAGCGCAACCACGACAGGTAACGAAAGAAGCAGTCCGAAAGAAAAAATCTGGCCGGCCAGTTCGGCCAGGTTGAGCCAGCTGCCGCTCCCGGGAAAGCTGCCAACCGGCAGGATGTAAAAGCTTTTGGCCAAGGTGGCGACGTAGAGCAGATGCCCGTTCAGCGAGAGAAACAGGAGCAGGGTGATCAAGTTGAGAAACTCCGAGATCACCGGTGTCTGGGAAGAGTTGAGCGGGTCGTAGAAGGTGGCGAAACTGAGCCCCATCTGGAAGCCCATGAAGTCGCCGGCGAGATTGATTGCGGCAAAAACGATACGCGCGGCAAAACCCATGGCAATACCGAGCAGTGTTTGCTGGCCGAGAAGCAGGAGGCCGGGAAGCGAAGCCGGGGCGACTTGGGGCATTGCCGGTAATGCGGGAATGATGGCGATGGCGATCGCCAGGCCGAGGATCAAGCGAGTCCGGCGTGGAATTCCGGGGGTGTTCCAAATCGGTGCTGTGGCGATGAAGCCGAGAATACGGGCGAGAGGAAAGGCAAAGGCAACGATCCACGCATCGAGTTGGGTGGTGCTGAGTTGGATCATCCGATCAACTGAGGGATGCTGCCGAGCAGGCGGGTGATGTAATCCATTAGGTACTGCAGCATCCACGGGCCGGCAAAAATCAGGATGATGAAAGCGACGATCAGCTTTGGAACAAACTGCAGGGTGGCTTCGTTGATCTGGGTGGCAGCCTGGAAAATGCTGATGATCAGGCCGATGGCCAGGGAGCCGAGGAGGATCGGTGCGGCCAGCAACACGGTTACCTCAATCGCCTGGCGGCCGATTTCCATAACGACGCCGGGGGTCATGGATTGAAACTCCGGACCAGCGAACCGATGATTAGGTGCCAGCCGTCGACCAGCACGAAAAGCATTATCTTGAAAGGCAGGGCAATCATCACCGGAGACATCATCATCATCCCCATTGCCATGAGCAAGCTGGCAATCACCATGTCGATGATCAGGAAGGGAATGAAAATGATGAAGCCAATCTGGAATGCCGTTTTCAACTCGCTGATGACGAATGCCGGGATCAGGATGCGCATCGGAGTGTCATCCGGCTTTTCGATTTTTTCAATTCCGGCGACGTTGGCAAACATTGCGATATCGGCTTCGCGTGTCTGCTTCAGCATGAAGGCGCGCATTGGCACGGCGGCTCGTTCGCCTGCCTGCATGATGTTGATTTTGCTCTCCGAGAGCGGCTGGTAGGCTTCGGTGTACAC
This genomic window from Dechloromonas sp. ZY10 contains:
- the flgL gene encoding flagellar hook-associated protein FlgL, whose product is MRVSTSQIFDSGYRGIGGNQFDLFKLQNHLSTGRRMLAPEDDPVAAAQALVVTQSQSVNSQYLTNQADAKDRLGVLDGQLQSLNNLLQHVRERVVQAGNTTLTGADRSYIADELESRFAELLGLANGQDATGNYLFSGYQGTLKPFAQTTTGANYQGDEGVRLLQVEASRDMPTNISGIELFSRIMNGNGTFQTSASGNVLPVPAPPAVGAVNTPPNLGTAIIDQGSVRDVTAWNAALAATTALAIPATTPQQYRDLELRFSINNTVTPPVTEYNVFAIDKVANTSAQLNAAPLPYTPGQAISLSGLTTTPADLGISVSISGNPADGDSFRLSPSVNQDVFTTLRNTINTIRTGVAPELNAAGTVIGGISSIEYSNRLAGNLQNLSNALENVNRMQSTVGARLHELDALSNTGEDKKLQYSTSLSALQDLDYTKAISDLTRKQMQLEAAQISFKQTSQLSLFSIL
- the fliR gene encoding flagellar biosynthetic protein FliR; this encodes MIQLSTTQLDAWIVAFAFPLARILGFIATAPIWNTPGIPRRTRLILGLAIAIAIIPALPAMPQVAPASLPGLLLLGQQTLLGIAMGFAARIVFAAINLAGDFMGFQMGLSFATFYDPLNSSQTPVISEFLNLITLLLFLSLNGHLLYVATLAKSFYILPVGSFPGSGSWLNLAELAGQIFSFGLLLSLPVVVALMITNLSLAVLTRAAPQLNIFALGFPLTLLGGFIVLTISLNYLATPLQNIYEVALTAMLQFAAPPGR
- the fliQ gene encoding flagellar biosynthesis protein FliQ encodes the protein MTPGVVMEIGRQAIEVTVLLAAPILLGSLAIGLIISIFQAATQINEATLQFVPKLIVAFIILIFAGPWMLQYLMDYITRLLGSIPQLIG
- the fliP gene encoding flagellar type III secretion system pore protein FliP (The bacterial flagellar biogenesis protein FliP forms a type III secretion system (T3SS)-type pore required for flagellar assembly.) translates to MKIPKSLSPLLLLLVSGPLLAQASGLPALTSTPAAGGGTTYSLTIQTLLFLTALTFIPAMVLMTTSFTRIIIVLSLLRHAMGTQTSPPNQVLIGIALFLTFFIMSPTLERVYTEAYQPLSESKINIMQAGERAAVPMRAFMLKQTREADIAMFANVAGIEKIEKPDDTPMRILIPAFVISELKTAFQIGFIIFIPFLIIDMVIASLLMAMGMMMMSPVMIALPFKIMLFVLVDGWHLIIGSLVRSFNP